In Aquiflexum balticum DSM 16537, a single genomic region encodes these proteins:
- a CDS encoding GNAT family N-acetyltransferase, whose product MEHSLKTERLILRKLTFYDSIFIVKLLNSPGWIEFIGDRGVRTEEDAKGYLQNGPLLSYEKNGFGLYLVELLETGDPIGMCGILKRDNLEHPDLGFAFLPEFMGKGYAYEAADAVVKYARKQLRIETLLAITLPENATSIKLLGKLGMKYDGVVKSPDSKENLNLYKLELKTD is encoded by the coding sequence ATGGAACATAGTCTTAAGACAGAGAGACTAATACTTAGAAAGTTGACTTTCTATGATAGTATTTTCATCGTGAAACTGCTCAACAGTCCGGGTTGGATTGAATTTATCGGAGATAGGGGAGTGAGGACAGAAGAGGATGCCAAAGGGTACCTTCAAAATGGACCTTTACTCAGTTATGAGAAAAATGGATTTGGACTTTATCTAGTTGAGTTACTAGAGACAGGTGATCCCATTGGGATGTGCGGTATTCTAAAGAGAGACAATCTGGAACATCCTGACCTGGGTTTTGCTTTTTTGCCGGAATTTATGGGGAAAGGATATGCTTATGAAGCAGCCGATGCGGTAGTTAAGTATGCAAGAAAACAATTAAGGATCGAAACTTTATTGGCCATCACACTTCCTGAAAATGCAACTTCTATCAAACTCTTGGGAAAACTAGGAATGAAATACGATGGTGTAGTCAAATCCCCCGACAGCAAGGAAAACCTCAATCTTTATAAACTGGAATTGAAGACTGATTAA
- a CDS encoding type II toxin-antitoxin system RelE/ParE family toxin produces MPYNYQLSEEAESDVYDSFLWYEKQKEGLGEEFLEALDAAGKAITINPTTYRIRFKNKVRAFVVDRFPYLILYIVNGNDIDVISVFNTNQHPRRWKERLK; encoded by the coding sequence ATGCCCTATAATTACCAATTATCAGAAGAGGCAGAATCGGATGTTTATGACTCCTTTCTCTGGTATGAAAAACAAAAGGAGGGCTTGGGCGAAGAATTTTTGGAGGCACTTGATGCAGCAGGAAAAGCCATAACCATCAACCCGACAACTTACCGAATTCGTTTTAAGAATAAAGTCAGGGCTTTTGTGGTAGACCGTTTTCCTTACTTGATTTTATATATTGTCAATGGTAATGATATTGATGTTATATCCGTGTTTAACACAAACCAGCATCCTAGAAGGTGGAAAGAACGGTTGAAATAG
- a CDS encoding addiction module protein, whose translation MISMDVQSVKIDLIHWLTELQDKSILKKLQGLKEEQESSYELSAKQMKELEDRLEKYEKGEMEFSPWDIVKDKVRIRAKDAL comes from the coding sequence ATGATAAGTATGGACGTACAATCTGTTAAAATCGACCTTATACACTGGCTTACCGAGCTTCAGGACAAATCAATCCTTAAAAAACTTCAGGGACTGAAAGAGGAACAGGAAAGTTCTTATGAATTAAGTGCAAAACAGATGAAAGAACTTGAGGACAGGCTTGAGAAGTATGAGAAAGGGGAAATGGAGTTTTCCCCATGGGACATTGTAAAGGACAAGGTAAGAATCCGCGCAAAAGATGCCCTATAA
- the moaA gene encoding GTP 3',8-cyclase MoaA: protein MLIDQHQRIHNYLRISLTDSCNFRCAYCMPNEEIECMPNSKLMSTDEIESIAKTFVSLGVNKIRLTGGEPLVRKEFPEIVSRLAKLPVELTLTTNGVLVHKHLELFKEAGIRSLNVSLDTLDPETFFKLTKRNQFQQVWDNILLLLDHGFRVKINAVALNGIIEKELLGFVKITEKLPLHVRFIEFMPFTGNHWKSDKVITARQMLELVQAEYDTVKLIDEKHDTAKKFKAVGHQGTFAFITTMSEHFCGSCNRMRITADGKMKNCLFGKEEMDLLGTLRKGEDILPLIKLSIFRKHAILGGQFTQDYEKADADKIENRSMIKIGG, encoded by the coding sequence ATGCTCATAGACCAACATCAAAGGATTCACAATTACCTCCGGATATCGCTGACTGATAGCTGTAATTTCCGTTGTGCCTATTGTATGCCCAATGAGGAGATCGAATGCATGCCCAATTCCAAACTTATGTCCACTGATGAGATCGAGTCGATAGCAAAGACATTTGTAAGCTTGGGTGTAAACAAAATCCGGTTGACGGGAGGCGAACCATTGGTAAGGAAAGAATTTCCTGAGATTGTCAGCCGATTAGCCAAACTTCCTGTTGAACTGACCCTGACTACCAACGGGGTATTGGTGCACAAGCATTTGGAGCTATTCAAAGAAGCAGGAATCCGTTCCCTGAATGTCAGTTTGGACACTTTGGATCCGGAGACTTTTTTCAAACTGACCAAAAGAAATCAGTTTCAGCAAGTTTGGGATAACATCCTGTTGCTGTTGGACCATGGATTTAGGGTCAAAATCAATGCGGTGGCTTTAAATGGCATCATTGAAAAAGAACTTTTGGGATTTGTGAAAATCACGGAGAAATTACCGCTTCATGTTCGCTTTATAGAATTCATGCCTTTCACCGGAAATCACTGGAAAAGTGATAAAGTAATCACTGCCCGCCAGATGCTTGAATTGGTACAAGCGGAATATGATACTGTAAAGCTGATAGACGAAAAACACGATACTGCCAAAAAATTCAAAGCAGTCGGCCATCAGGGTACTTTTGCTTTTATCACCACCATGAGTGAACATTTTTGCGGTAGCTGCAACAGAATGAGAATCACTGCAGATGGAAAGATGAAAAACTGCCTTTTTGGAAAAGAAGAAATGGACCTATTGGGGACCTTAAGAAAAGGTGAAGATATACTTCCATTGATCAAACTATCCATATTTAGGAAACATGCCATCTTGGGCGGTCAGTTTACCCAGGATTACGAAAAGGCTGATGCCGATAAAATCGAAAACCGCAGTATGATCAAAATAGGAGGTTAA
- a CDS encoding molybdopterin molybdotransferase MoeA → MISVTEAKEILSKYIIKGQPVYMPLEESLGMFLAEDIPSGYDIPFFDNSAMDGYAIAWKDADNKRKLRPETKIRAGELEGFVLDENEAIRIFTGAPVPKGADTIIPQEWVKIDGNTFSFEIDKFEKGSNLRSQGAQNKVGDIIALKGSEITPGMIGLLSSVGMHEVRVVSKPKVGIILTGDELEEIGKPLSFGKVYNSNGPVLKAYLKQLGIDEVELATALDEPAKLQETIDRFLEKYDAVLISGGISVGDYDFVKGSLEKARVKELFYKIRQKPGKPLFVGQRENQWIFALPGNPASTLTCFNQYVKPCLMAWMGKTNVWEPTGIYPLVNDFIKKPGITLFLKAKLENGSVHILPGQESFNLISYGTANCIAEIAEETENLQAGAPVNVYVW, encoded by the coding sequence ATGATATCCGTAACAGAAGCAAAAGAGATTTTATCCAAATACATCATTAAGGGTCAACCTGTTTACATGCCTTTAGAGGAATCCTTGGGAATGTTTTTGGCCGAGGATATTCCTTCAGGTTACGATATTCCATTTTTTGACAATTCAGCCATGGATGGCTATGCCATCGCTTGGAAGGATGCAGACAACAAAAGAAAGCTAAGGCCTGAGACAAAAATCAGGGCAGGGGAATTGGAGGGTTTTGTATTGGATGAAAATGAAGCCATACGGATTTTTACCGGAGCCCCAGTCCCAAAGGGTGCAGATACAATTATTCCTCAGGAATGGGTGAAGATAGACGGTAATACATTTTCATTTGAGATAGATAAATTTGAAAAAGGGTCCAACCTCAGGTCTCAAGGAGCACAAAATAAGGTTGGCGATATAATAGCCTTAAAAGGGTCTGAAATCACTCCGGGAATGATCGGATTGCTGTCTTCGGTTGGGATGCATGAAGTACGTGTTGTTTCAAAACCAAAGGTTGGGATTATTCTCACAGGGGATGAATTAGAGGAAATCGGTAAACCCCTGAGTTTTGGAAAAGTGTATAATTCCAATGGCCCGGTTCTCAAAGCCTATCTCAAACAGTTGGGAATAGATGAAGTTGAATTGGCCACGGCCTTGGATGAACCAGCCAAATTGCAGGAAACCATCGATCGTTTTCTTGAAAAATACGATGCTGTCCTGATTTCCGGTGGCATTTCGGTTGGTGATTATGATTTCGTAAAAGGAAGTTTGGAAAAAGCACGCGTAAAAGAACTTTTCTACAAAATCAGGCAAAAGCCCGGGAAACCGCTTTTCGTCGGCCAAAGAGAAAACCAATGGATCTTTGCATTACCCGGAAATCCGGCTTCCACCCTTACCTGCTTCAACCAATATGTCAAGCCTTGTTTAATGGCTTGGATGGGCAAAACCAATGTTTGGGAACCTACAGGGATTTATCCATTGGTCAATGATTTTATCAAAAAACCAGGAATCACCCTCTTCCTCAAAGCAAAATTAGAAAATGGCTCAGTACACATCCTGCCCGGGCAGGAATCTTTCAACCTGATTTCTTATGGTACTGCCAATTGCATTGCTGAGATCGCAGAGGAAACAGAAAATCTACAGGCCGGCGCCCCTGTCAATGTTTATGTTTGGTAA
- a CDS encoding sulfite exporter TauE/SafE family protein: MGLDLNDLFLYLILPLVAFLYASVGHGGASSYLMVLALLNFAPEQIRPTALIMNMFVSMMAFLGFRKTVVFPNRLFLSLIIFSIPAAYLGGSILVDTILYKRILGILLFFPILRFLNVFPINEGNLVEQKWWMAPLLGLLIGFFSGLIGIGGGIILSPILLMLGWTTMKQTAAVSALFIFLNSVSGFLGADGFQIQIDQQLWIVMPLTILGGGLGAYLGARKFNPIAIKYLLTVVLFVAAIKLIWTG, translated from the coding sequence ATGGGATTGGACCTGAACGACCTATTTCTATACCTCATTCTACCTTTGGTTGCATTTTTATATGCTTCAGTAGGTCATGGAGGTGCCAGCAGTTATCTGATGGTATTGGCTTTATTGAACTTTGCTCCTGAGCAAATCCGCCCCACTGCACTCATCATGAATATGTTTGTGTCCATGATGGCTTTTCTTGGATTCCGAAAAACTGTGGTTTTTCCAAATAGATTGTTTCTTTCCCTGATCATTTTTTCCATTCCTGCCGCATATCTAGGCGGTTCAATTTTGGTAGATACCATCCTTTACAAAAGGATTTTAGGCATTTTGCTTTTCTTCCCCATTCTGCGGTTTCTCAATGTCTTCCCAATCAATGAAGGTAATTTAGTCGAACAAAAATGGTGGATGGCACCTCTTTTGGGATTATTGATAGGCTTTTTTTCCGGACTGATTGGTATTGGTGGCGGAATCATCCTCTCCCCCATTCTGCTGATGCTCGGCTGGACCACTATGAAGCAAACCGCCGCAGTCAGTGCCCTGTTTATTTTCCTGAATTCTGTTTCCGGTTTTCTGGGAGCTGATGGCTTTCAGATTCAGATTGATCAGCAATTATGGATTGTGATGCCCCTGACTATTTTGGGAGGAGGGCTAGGCGCTTATTTGGGTGCTAGAAAGTTCAATCCCATTGCCATCAAATATTTGCTCACTGTGGTCCTGTTTGTTGCTGCTATCAAATTAATCTGGACTGGCTAA
- a CDS encoding MoaD/ThiS family protein: MIKVKAFGMVAEKIRTNELELQYMPDTDVLLGFLHQQFPDLKHIKFSLAVNRKQAVGKTMIPLGAEVALLPPFSGG; encoded by the coding sequence ATGATTAAGGTCAAAGCCTTCGGAATGGTAGCGGAAAAAATCCGGACGAATGAATTGGAATTGCAATACATGCCCGACACAGATGTCCTACTTGGATTTCTTCATCAACAATTTCCAGACCTGAAACATATCAAATTTAGCCTCGCGGTCAATAGAAAACAGGCGGTTGGAAAAACCATGATACCCCTTGGTGCAGAAGTGGCACTGCTGCCACCATTTTCGGGAGGGTGA
- a CDS encoding nucleotidyltransferase domain-containing protein: protein MNKTEKWLLDQIKGIVTDLDPKAKVYLFGSRSKGTSKKMSDWDLLILLNKKKITLEDENKITNPLYDLEFETGEVISPMVYSENEWDTKYKITPFYQNVMRSAILL from the coding sequence ATGAATAAGACTGAGAAATGGCTATTAGATCAAATAAAAGGTATAGTTACCGACCTAGACCCTAAAGCCAAAGTTTATTTATTTGGTTCTAGGTCAAAAGGAACCTCCAAAAAAATGTCTGACTGGGACCTACTAATTCTCCTAAATAAAAAGAAAATTACACTAGAAGACGAAAATAAAATCACGAACCCATTGTATGACCTGGAATTTGAAACAGGAGAAGTAATTAGCCCTATGGTATACAGTGAAAATGAATGGGACACCAAATATAAAATCACTCCTTTTTATCAAAACGTTATGCGTAGTGCAATTCTTCTATGA
- a CDS encoding HEPN domain-containing protein has protein sequence MERALETIEEVQTHINNKYYNTAINRMYYACFYAIGALLLKDNIEVSSHQGVRQKFGEHFVKTGKIDKELARHFTELYDKRNKGDYNDFFDFDESTVKKLYPKSKNLVTQIGEILK, from the coding sequence ATGGAGCGGGCCTTGGAAACCATTGAAGAGGTGCAGACTCACATAAATAATAAATATTACAATACAGCGATTAATCGAATGTATTATGCCTGTTTTTATGCTATTGGCGCACTACTATTAAAGGATAATATAGAAGTCTCTAGCCATCAAGGAGTAAGGCAGAAATTTGGTGAACACTTTGTAAAAACTGGGAAAATTGACAAGGAATTAGCAAGACATTTCACCGAATTATACGACAAAAGGAATAAAGGAGATTACAATGATTTTTTCGATTTTGACGAAAGCACAGTAAAAAAGCTATACCCAAAATCCAAAAATTTGGTAACTCAGATAGGGGAAATCTTAAAATAA
- the mobA gene encoding molybdenum cofactor guanylyltransferase, with protein sequence MVALQDIEAFILAGGKSQRMGEEKGLALLKGLPMVTYIIKTLQSVPLGVKLISANIDYNQFGLLVYADSKQGKGHMGGLMTALEQTCKPYVLLMGCYMPFVSKGTVRYLIENSQDHKINVRINPILAIYPKSIIPHLKVHIENNQLKMQDFISSQDHYIVKMDYFERLEPNVLTNINSSEDLKYWNMK encoded by the coding sequence ATGGTTGCATTACAGGACATAGAAGCATTTATTTTGGCCGGAGGAAAAAGTCAACGGATGGGAGAAGAGAAGGGCTTGGCTCTATTGAAAGGCTTACCTATGGTCACTTATATCATCAAAACCTTGCAATCCGTCCCTTTGGGTGTGAAGTTGATTTCAGCTAATATTGATTATAATCAATTCGGTCTTTTGGTGTACGCGGACTCCAAGCAGGGTAAAGGCCATATGGGAGGTTTGATGACGGCCTTGGAACAGACTTGTAAACCATATGTGCTGTTGATGGGTTGCTACATGCCATTTGTTTCTAAAGGTACAGTACGCTACCTTATTGAAAATAGCCAAGACCACAAAATCAATGTAAGGATCAACCCCATCCTGGCCATTTATCCAAAATCTATCATTCCCCATCTCAAGGTTCATATAGAAAATAACCAACTCAAAATGCAGGATTTTATTTCTTCCCAAGACCACTACATCGTAAAAATGGATTATTTTGAAAGATTGGAACCAAATGTTTTGACAAACATCAATAGCAGTGAGGATCTGAAATATTGGAACATGAAATGA
- a CDS encoding HesA/MoeB/ThiF family protein — MDRFARQNVLPGFGKEAQVKLKKSKILVIGAGGLGCPALLYLAAAGVGTVGIMDGDTVSLSNLNRQILFGESDLGLNKAETAAHYLKSKYSDIQIDCIPEFITTENAANIISKYDLILDGSDNFPTRYLVNDACVLLKKPFVFGAIYQNQGQVSILNAADSYSINYRDLFPDPPTAYEIPNCNETGVLGVLPGIIGTIQAAEAIKYVTGYGRSLIDKMLFYNLLDHQSYEVALSKNPEAHQSTPKTIAQFKEIDYAVVCGNGDSISWSDAFALLKKFPDGKLIDVREKDEAPRLKNIDHISVPVSGIEEIPGILRPIDPLLLFCQSGIRSLNAVKILENAFPGKKIHSISGGIEAMDSPINKKDHGN; from the coding sequence ATGGACAGATTCGCACGACAAAATGTATTGCCTGGATTTGGGAAAGAGGCGCAGGTAAAACTTAAGAAATCCAAAATACTGGTAATTGGTGCCGGGGGGTTGGGATGTCCGGCATTGCTTTATTTAGCTGCAGCTGGTGTAGGTACTGTAGGGATAATGGATGGAGATACGGTTTCACTGTCAAACCTGAACAGGCAAATACTTTTTGGTGAAAGTGACCTGGGATTGAACAAAGCAGAAACTGCCGCACATTATTTAAAATCCAAATATTCCGATATCCAAATTGATTGCATTCCGGAGTTTATCACAACAGAGAATGCAGCAAACATTATCTCAAAATATGACCTGATTCTGGACGGTTCAGACAATTTTCCCACCCGATACTTAGTCAATGATGCATGTGTCTTATTAAAAAAACCATTTGTTTTTGGTGCCATTTACCAAAACCAAGGACAGGTAAGTATCTTGAATGCAGCTGACTCTTACTCTATCAATTATAGAGATCTCTTCCCTGACCCTCCTACAGCCTATGAAATACCGAATTGCAATGAGACCGGTGTTTTAGGGGTATTGCCGGGAATTATCGGAACCATACAGGCTGCCGAAGCGATCAAATATGTCACAGGCTATGGCAGGTCATTAATTGATAAGATGCTTTTTTATAATTTGCTTGACCATCAATCCTATGAAGTTGCGCTGAGCAAAAACCCTGAGGCTCATCAGTCAACGCCTAAAACCATTGCGCAATTCAAGGAAATTGACTACGCTGTTGTCTGTGGCAACGGAGACAGTATCAGTTGGAGCGATGCTTTTGCGCTATTGAAAAAATTTCCCGATGGAAAACTGATTGATGTCAGGGAAAAAGATGAAGCTCCAAGACTTAAAAATATTGACCACATATCGGTCCCTGTTTCAGGAATAGAAGAAATTCCCGGCATCTTAAGGCCTATTGATCCCCTATTGTTATTTTGTCAAAGTGGTATCAGAAGTTTAAATGCAGTCAAAATACTGGAAAATGCCTTTCCGGGAAAAAAAATCCATTCCATTTCAGGAGGTATTGAAGCTATGGATTCACCGATTAACAAAAAAGATCATGGAAACTAA
- a CDS encoding molybdenum cofactor biosynthesis protein MoaE — METKRTPKNIFVQGAISPDKIAKSIANHSTKTDIGGHSIFLGQVRADQKEEGKVIAIDYTAYEEMALEKAFEIREAIFAKYPLSCMHIYHSLGEVKVGEICLFVFTSSKHRKAAIDACEELVERIKKEVPVWGKEILGNEKSVWKENT; from the coding sequence ATGGAAACTAAAAGAACACCCAAAAACATATTTGTACAAGGAGCTATCTCTCCGGATAAAATTGCCAAATCCATCGCCAACCACAGTACGAAAACCGATATTGGCGGCCACAGTATTTTCCTGGGACAGGTAAGAGCAGATCAAAAAGAGGAAGGAAAAGTCATCGCCATTGATTACACGGCCTATGAAGAAATGGCATTGGAAAAGGCTTTTGAAATCCGGGAAGCAATATTTGCCAAATATCCACTTTCCTGCATGCATATATATCACAGTTTGGGTGAAGTGAAAGTCGGAGAAATCTGCCTATTTGTATTCACTTCTTCCAAACATCGCAAGGCCGCCATTGATGCCTGTGAAGAATTGGTAGAAAGGATCAAAAAAGAAGTCCCTGTTTGGGGCAAAGAAATTTTGGGGAACGAGAAAAGTGTTTGGAAAGAGAATACCTAA
- a CDS encoding fasciclin domain-containing protein, with product MKSRIKFFTIIGSLLLFVGCGSSENQNSNSSASETTHVGQSGVKDDMSNPNVVQVAVGSPDHSTLVAALKAADYVDALANVGPFTVFAPTNSAFDALPEGTLATLTKAENQRQLRDILEYHVLLGVYKVDDFVNGRKLGTADGRSVEIQKNAEGTVLVNGAKILGSVQASNGIIHVVDKVLIPE from the coding sequence ATGAAATCGAGAATTAAATTCTTTACAATTATTGGTTCACTCCTATTGTTTGTAGGATGTGGGTCATCAGAGAACCAAAATAGCAACAGTTCTGCTTCAGAGACAACGCACGTTGGGCAATCCGGAGTCAAAGACGATATGTCAAACCCGAATGTGGTACAGGTTGCGGTGGGTTCCCCAGACCATTCGACATTGGTTGCAGCATTGAAAGCAGCAGATTATGTGGATGCCTTGGCGAATGTGGGACCTTTCACAGTTTTTGCCCCGACCAATTCAGCATTTGATGCCTTGCCTGAAGGTACATTGGCAACACTTACCAAAGCTGAAAACCAGAGACAGCTCAGAGATATTCTTGAATATCATGTGTTATTGGGAGTTTATAAGGTTGATGATTTCGTCAATGGGCGAAAATTAGGTACTGCGGATGGAAGATCTGTTGAGATACAAAAAAATGCGGAAGGCACGGTATTAGTCAATGGGGCCAAGATTTTAGGAAGCGTTCAGGCTTCAAATGGAATTATCCATGTAGTGGATAAAGTGCTAATACCCGAATGA
- a CDS encoding RrF2 family transcriptional regulator, translated as MFSKACQYGIKSVIYIWKQSQIGQKVGAKEIAAFVDAPEPFTAKVLQELVRKKIIGSQKGPTGGFYAGKEHEQFTLKDLVHVIDGDELFSGCGLGLKQCSEDNPCPLHHEIKKIRIDLVHMLTEKSLKQLAEEVENGETVLARLV; from the coding sequence ATGTTCTCCAAAGCTTGCCAATACGGAATCAAATCAGTGATCTATATCTGGAAGCAAAGTCAAATTGGCCAAAAAGTAGGTGCCAAAGAGATTGCTGCTTTTGTTGATGCACCGGAACCATTTACTGCAAAAGTTCTCCAAGAACTTGTCAGAAAGAAAATAATAGGTTCACAAAAAGGACCGACAGGGGGATTTTATGCAGGAAAGGAACATGAACAGTTTACCCTAAAGGATTTGGTTCATGTCATCGATGGAGATGAGCTTTTTTCAGGTTGTGGCCTTGGATTGAAACAATGCTCGGAAGATAACCCTTGCCCCTTGCATCATGAAATCAAAAAAATAAGGATTGATTTGGTACATATGCTTACAGAGAAGAGCCTCAAACAACTCGCAGAAGAAGTTGAAAACGGTGAAACGGTTCTTGCCAGATTGGTTTAG
- a CDS encoding cation transporter, with translation MNKSVFKISQMDCPSEENLIRLKLADQESIKNLEFDLNERRLTIYHEEGISEIQSLIRSLNLGDTLESSEESSITSFDAETLQKKMLWAVLIINFSFFLIEMTTGLISKSMGLVADSLDMLADAFVYAISLFAVGGSIFLKKKIARIAGYFQLILATIGLSEIVRRFVGIEMMPDFSTMIIVSILALIANAFSLYLLQKAKSKEAHMQASMIFTSNDIVINFGVIIAGILVNWLQSGYPDLIVGMIVFIIVIRGALRILKLGK, from the coding sequence ATGAATAAATCAGTTTTTAAAATTTCACAGATGGACTGTCCCTCTGAAGAAAATTTAATTAGGTTGAAATTGGCAGATCAAGAATCCATCAAAAACCTTGAGTTTGATTTAAATGAACGAAGATTGACTATCTATCACGAAGAGGGCATTTCTGAAATTCAAAGTTTAATTCGCTCCTTGAATTTAGGCGATACCTTGGAATCTTCAGAAGAATCATCCATCACCTCCTTTGATGCCGAAACACTTCAAAAGAAAATGCTTTGGGCAGTATTGATTATCAATTTTTCCTTTTTTCTTATTGAAATGACTACGGGTCTCATTTCCAAATCAATGGGTTTAGTCGCAGACAGTTTGGATATGTTGGCAGATGCCTTTGTTTATGCAATCAGTCTTTTTGCAGTTGGCGGCAGTATCTTTTTAAAAAAGAAAATTGCTCGTATTGCAGGTTATTTTCAGCTTATCTTGGCTACTATCGGATTAAGTGAAATAGTCCGAAGATTTGTTGGAATCGAAATGATGCCTGATTTTTCAACCATGATCATTGTTTCAATTTTGGCTTTGATCGCCAATGCTTTTAGTCTTTACCTATTGCAAAAAGCCAAAAGCAAGGAAGCCCACATGCAGGCCAGTATGATCTTCACATCCAATGATATTGTCATCAATTTCGGGGTGATTATTGCCGGTATTTTGGTCAATTGGCTTCAATCAGGATATCCGGATTTAATAGTGGGTATGATTGTATTTATTATTGTAATTAGAGGTGCATTGAGAATCCTGAAACTAGGTAAATAA
- a CDS encoding protein-L-isoaspartate(D-aspartate) O-methyltransferase, which produces MKHIYFIMILFAYFQTDPYRTERLNMVKSQIENRGIKNPLVLEAMRKVPRHLFVPEYQKSNAYEDRPLSIGDGQTISQPYIVAHMTAIINPLKGMKVLEIGTGSGYQAAVLAEIVDQVFTIEIVENLGKRAKADLEKSGYKNVFVKIGDGYQGWPSEAPFDAILVTAAAENIPQPLIDQLKEGGRMVIPVGKQGEVQDLILIEKIKGKIRTTNLGAVRFVPFTRN; this is translated from the coding sequence ATGAAGCATATCTATTTCATTATGATACTCTTTGCCTATTTTCAAACCGACCCTTATAGAACCGAGAGGTTGAATATGGTCAAATCCCAAATAGAAAACAGAGGGATTAAAAACCCTTTGGTTCTTGAGGCGATGCGCAAGGTTCCCCGGCATTTATTTGTCCCAGAATACCAAAAATCCAATGCCTATGAAGACAGGCCGCTGTCCATTGGTGATGGTCAGACCATATCGCAACCCTATATTGTAGCGCACATGACAGCTATCATCAATCCCCTTAAAGGGATGAAGGTATTGGAAATCGGGACAGGATCGGGATATCAAGCTGCGGTATTGGCAGAGATTGTAGACCAGGTTTTTACCATAGAAATCGTAGAGAATCTGGGAAAAAGAGCCAAAGCTGACCTTGAAAAATCAGGATACAAAAATGTTTTTGTAAAAATCGGGGACGGATATCAAGGGTGGCCAAGCGAGGCTCCATTTGACGCCATTTTGGTTACAGCTGCTGCTGAAAATATCCCACAACCTCTGATTGACCAATTGAAAGAAGGCGGTAGGATGGTGATTCCGGTCGGAAAGCAAGGAGAGGTGCAGGATTTGATCTTAATTGAAAAAATCAAAGGCAAGATAAGGACCACTAACTTGGGCGCTGTTAGATTTGTTCCGTTCACCAGAAACTGA
- a CDS encoding YehS family protein, whose product MSNNDILRSLRYTFDFGDDKMIKLFGLGGKSVTRAEVSDWLKRDEDPDFKGIYDKDLAYFLNGLIIDRRGKKDDTLPIAEKTLTNNMILRKLKIALELKDEDILEMLHQLDINISKHELSAFFRKPTQSQYRLCKDQILRNFLRGIQLKFRSE is encoded by the coding sequence ATGTCCAACAACGATATCCTCCGAAGCCTGCGCTATACATTTGATTTTGGTGATGATAAAATGATAAAATTATTTGGTTTGGGGGGGAAATCAGTGACTAGGGCCGAGGTAAGTGATTGGCTGAAGAGGGATGAGGATCCTGATTTTAAAGGAATTTATGACAAAGACCTGGCTTATTTCCTCAATGGATTGATCATAGATAGGAGGGGAAAAAAAGATGATACCCTCCCTATAGCTGAAAAAACTTTGACCAATAATATGATTCTACGTAAACTGAAAATTGCTTTGGAATTGAAAGACGAGGATATTTTGGAGATGCTGCATCAATTAGACATCAATATAAGCAAGCATGAACTCAGTGCTTTTTTCAGAAAACCTACCCAAAGCCAATACCGACTTTGCAAGGATCAGATATTAAGGAATTTTCTTCGTGGAATCCAGTTAAAATTTAGGAGCGAATGA